Proteins found in one Herbiconiux sp. A18JL235 genomic segment:
- the hemC gene encoding hydroxymethylbilane synthase, with protein MTRTLRAATRGSALARAQTGHVVAALEEASGVSIETIFITSEGDRSKESLSSLGGTGVFASALREALLAGECDFIVHSLKDLPTAKHDGLVLGAIPVREDARDALCSRDGLTLDELPEGARVGTGSPRRVAQLLSLRPDLEVVDIRGNVDTRLARVADGDLDAVVLASAGLSRLGRLEAASELFALELWPTAPGQGALAIETREGDSIPELLTIEHPPTRTAVLAERAVLAALEAGCAAPVGATASVRDDELTLSATVYGPAGDVELGCERSARLLGDDQYVAALLGEAVATQLLDDGVAEFAPVGGDR; from the coding sequence GTGACGAGAACACTCCGAGCCGCAACCCGAGGCAGTGCGCTGGCGCGCGCCCAGACGGGTCACGTCGTCGCTGCCCTCGAGGAGGCCTCCGGGGTGTCGATCGAGACCATCTTCATCACCTCGGAGGGCGACCGCTCGAAGGAGTCGCTGTCGAGCCTCGGGGGCACCGGTGTGTTCGCCAGCGCCCTGCGGGAGGCTCTCCTCGCCGGCGAGTGCGACTTCATCGTGCACTCCCTGAAAGACCTTCCCACCGCCAAGCACGACGGGCTCGTGCTCGGCGCCATACCGGTGCGCGAAGACGCTCGCGACGCCCTGTGCAGCCGAGACGGACTCACCCTCGACGAACTGCCTGAGGGCGCCAGGGTGGGCACGGGGTCACCGCGTCGCGTCGCCCAGCTGCTGAGCCTCCGACCCGATCTCGAGGTCGTCGACATCAGGGGCAACGTCGACACCAGACTGGCACGAGTCGCCGACGGCGATCTCGACGCCGTCGTGCTGGCGTCGGCAGGCCTGTCGCGGCTGGGTAGGCTAGAGGCAGCATCCGAACTCTTCGCACTCGAGCTGTGGCCCACCGCGCCCGGCCAGGGCGCGCTCGCGATCGAGACCCGAGAGGGAGACAGCATTCCCGAGCTCCTCACCATCGAGCACCCCCCGACGCGTACGGCCGTGCTGGCCGAACGCGCGGTGCTGGCCGCCCTCGAAGCCGGATGCGCGGCTCCCGTCGGTGCCACGGCCAGCGTGCGCGACGACGAGCTCACGCTCTCGGCGACCGTCTACGGCCCCGCCGGTGACGTCGAGCTCGGCTGCGAGCGATCGGCCCGCCTGCTCGGAGACGATCAATACGTCGCCGCCCTGCTCGGCGAAGCGGTAGCCACCCAGCTGCTCGACGACGGAGTCGCCGAGTTCGCCCCGGTCGGAGGTGACCGATGA
- a CDS encoding ferrochelatase, which produces MSDAVASDPAVVPGASAAAASGPEHVEQPVAYDAILLASFGGPEGQDDVIPFLRNVTRGRGIPDERLEEVAHHYRAFGGVSPINAQNRALKAALEAELATRGIELPVLWGNRNWDPYLREALTEAHERGFRSLIAVATSAYSSYSSCRQYREDFAIALDETGLAGEITIDKVRQFFDHPGFVQPFIDGVAAAIAGIREQFPDLDPAREIEVLFSTHSIPSADAERSGPAARGFGPGGAYAAQHLAVAEAVMATAAGADGLPWQLVYQSRSGPPSQPWLEPDINDAIAELPAKGVKAVVIVPLGFVSDHMEVMWDLDNEALETCAEHGLHGVRTPTPGVDPAYVSGLVDLVLERVSGTPASERPARTALGPWYDVCRPGCCENVRLGFKPALAGIAP; this is translated from the coding sequence GTGAGCGACGCCGTCGCATCCGATCCCGCCGTCGTGCCCGGTGCCAGCGCCGCTGCCGCGAGCGGACCGGAGCACGTCGAGCAGCCGGTCGCCTACGACGCGATCCTGCTCGCCAGCTTCGGCGGGCCGGAGGGGCAGGACGACGTCATCCCCTTCCTCCGCAACGTCACGAGGGGCCGCGGCATCCCCGACGAGCGACTCGAGGAGGTGGCCCACCACTACCGGGCGTTCGGCGGCGTGAGCCCCATCAACGCCCAGAACCGCGCCCTCAAGGCGGCCCTCGAGGCCGAGCTCGCCACCCGCGGCATCGAGCTGCCCGTGCTCTGGGGCAACCGCAACTGGGATCCGTACCTGCGCGAAGCCCTCACCGAGGCGCACGAGCGCGGCTTCCGCTCGCTCATCGCCGTCGCCACGAGCGCCTACAGCTCGTACTCGAGCTGCCGTCAGTACCGCGAAGACTTCGCCATCGCCCTCGACGAGACCGGGCTCGCCGGTGAGATCACCATCGACAAGGTGCGGCAGTTCTTCGACCACCCCGGTTTCGTGCAGCCCTTCATCGACGGCGTCGCGGCGGCGATCGCGGGCATCCGGGAGCAGTTCCCCGACCTCGACCCCGCCCGCGAGATCGAGGTGCTGTTCAGCACGCACTCCATCCCGAGCGCCGACGCCGAGCGCTCCGGCCCGGCCGCGCGCGGGTTCGGCCCCGGTGGCGCCTATGCGGCCCAGCACCTCGCCGTGGCCGAGGCCGTGATGGCGACGGCGGCGGGGGCCGACGGCCTGCCCTGGCAGCTCGTCTACCAGTCCCGCTCGGGCCCGCCCAGCCAGCCCTGGCTCGAGCCCGACATCAACGACGCCATCGCCGAGCTGCCCGCCAAGGGCGTGAAGGCCGTCGTCATCGTGCCGCTCGGCTTCGTGAGCGACCACATGGAGGTCATGTGGGACCTCGACAACGAGGCGCTCGAGACCTGCGCCGAGCACGGGCTGCACGGCGTGCGCACCCCCACCCCCGGTGTCGACCCCGCGTACGTCTCGGGGCTCGTCGACCTCGTGCTCGAGCGCGTGTCGGGCACTCCGGCGAGCGAGCGGCCGGCGCGTACCGCGCTCGGTCCCTGGTACGACGTGTGCCGGCCCGGCTGTTGCGAGAACGTGCGTCTGGGCTTCAAGCCCGCACTGGCCGGTATCGCACCGTGA
- the hemQ gene encoding hydrogen peroxide-dependent heme synthase, producing MTDPTAAVDPHPVAPRDVEDSEAVPVVGYTLWAVFRRNPDAPLAVDGFDVPAALAELDEAIASVIDEDVMLRGVYDVSGLRADADIMVWLHGSVPETLQWALRQIRRTRLFAPLLPTWNAMGVHRDAEFSANHLPAFMRGKEPAAWLTVYPFVRSYEWYILPEEERRAMLADHGRKGAEYRSVLANTVASFALGDYEWILALEDDELLNLVDLMRHLRATDARLHVREEVPFFTGRRIDIAEIVEVLQ from the coding sequence ATGACCGACCCGACAGCCGCCGTCGACCCTCACCCCGTCGCGCCCCGAGACGTCGAGGACTCGGAGGCGGTGCCCGTGGTGGGCTACACCCTCTGGGCGGTGTTCCGCCGCAACCCCGACGCCCCGCTCGCTGTCGACGGCTTCGACGTGCCCGCGGCGCTCGCCGAGCTCGACGAGGCCATCGCCTCCGTCATCGACGAAGACGTCATGCTGCGCGGTGTCTACGACGTGTCGGGCCTGCGCGCCGACGCCGACATCATGGTGTGGCTGCACGGCAGCGTTCCCGAGACGCTGCAGTGGGCGCTCCGCCAGATCCGCCGCACCCGCCTGTTCGCTCCGCTCCTGCCGACCTGGAACGCGATGGGCGTGCACCGTGACGCGGAGTTCTCGGCCAACCACCTGCCCGCCTTCATGCGCGGCAAGGAGCCAGCCGCCTGGCTCACGGTCTACCCGTTCGTGCGCTCGTACGAGTGGTACATCCTCCCCGAGGAGGAGCGCCGCGCCATGCTCGCCGACCACGGCCGCAAGGGTGCCGAGTACCGCTCCGTGCTCGCGAACACCGTCGCCTCGTTCGCGCTCGGCGACTACGAGTGGATCCTCGCTCTCGAAGACGACGAGCTGCTCAACCTGGTCGACCTCATGCGCCACCTCAGGGCGACGGATGCGCGCCTGCACGTGCGCGAAGAGGTTCCGTTCTTCACCGGCCGGCGCATCGACATCGCCGAGATCGTCGAGGTGCTCCAGTGA
- a CDS encoding DUF3618 domain-containing protein, whose amino-acid sequence MSDANAVKPGAADASTPQRSKAELHADIEKTRAELRATLDAIEFKLNVPKQARHAAHRLKSSLARYRRDNPIGFAAGVGAAVVAVGAAAVLGFRFAGRR is encoded by the coding sequence ATGAGTGACGCCAACGCCGTGAAGCCCGGTGCCGCCGACGCCTCGACCCCCCAACGGTCGAAGGCCGAGCTGCACGCCGACATCGAGAAGACCCGCGCGGAGCTCCGCGCCACGCTCGACGCCATCGAGTTCAAGCTGAACGTGCCGAAGCAGGCCCGTCACGCCGCGCACCGCCTGAAGAGCTCGCTCGCCCGCTATCGGCGCGACAACCCCATCGGCTTCGCCGCAGGTGTCGGTGCCGCCGTGGTGGCGGTCGGGGCCGCAGCCGTTCTCGGCTTCCGGTTCGCAGGGCGTCGCTGA
- a CDS encoding phage holin family protein, giving the protein MTEERDKKARRSLVSLFAELPTLIIQLLKDELENLKRELTGRLAKLGIGIGLFVAAGLFAFFALAVLIAAAVLGIATVLPAWLAALIVAGGLLLLVAILVLVGVASIKKGVPPVPEDAITSIKKDINVVKGLGQ; this is encoded by the coding sequence GTGACTGAAGAGCGCGACAAGAAGGCACGCCGCTCGCTCGTGTCGCTGTTCGCCGAGCTGCCCACGCTGATCATCCAGCTGCTCAAAGACGAACTCGAGAACCTCAAGCGCGAACTCACCGGGCGGCTGGCGAAGCTCGGCATCGGCATCGGCCTGTTCGTGGCGGCGGGGCTGTTCGCCTTCTTCGCCCTCGCGGTGCTGATCGCAGCGGCCGTGCTCGGCATCGCCACGGTGCTGCCCGCGTGGCTCGCGGCGCTCATCGTCGCCGGCGGTCTTCTTCTGCTCGTCGCGATCCTGGTGCTCGTCGGGGTCGCATCGATCAAGAAGGGCGTTCCTCCGGTGCCCGAAGACGCCATCACGAGCATCAAGAAAGACATCAACGTCGTCAAGGGATTGGGCCAGTGA